The Pyrus communis chromosome 14, drPyrComm1.1, whole genome shotgun sequence sequence cttcctcctGCTTCTGCATGAGTCTGATTCTCACTATGCAAGTCTAATATTGTAAGTTAGTTCATATCTCCCACTTCGTTGTAATCAATTTCTGaatttgtcaatgcttatgatctTCTGTCTGGTTGTTAGCTGCTGATGCAATTAATTATGAACACCCGTCtggatttttttattgtttttacttgAATTATGACCAACCCATCTTAGATTATCTCAAACGAAAATCTGGGTTTAGCTTCTTTTCTTGATTCACACGGTCTTTTTTATCATTTGATAGTTTTTGATCATTTGTGACCACTCTCATGGATCctgttcatttttatttatctgTAAAATGTTGTCATTGCAATTGCAATTTCATGTTGCAGCATGAAAAATTGGAAATTATGATTCTTTATCGAATGCCGGTGATTTAAGAAGCTTGTTCAGGAGATGATGATTTGCTAGGATCCAAAATATTAGGGaggtttggaaaaaaaattgtttgttttaaggaaaaattaatatactttcTCTTGAACAGAATGCCTGTGCACATTTGCGTAGGGAGACCTTCGTGTTTGAGGCTCTAGGATGGCAACTCTTCCGCTGTCAATCGCAATACAGGCCTCCTGTTGTTTGAATTGTGGAACCACTGAATTGCCTAAGCTGACAGCTATGGATCGTTATAGACACAGGAACAACGGTGTTCATGGTTATGTAAAATTGGGTACAGAAAGAAATCTAGTTTTACGAGAAGTTGTGCAAATTTTCAAGGAAAGGCCTCTAAGGGACCGTGAATGGAAAGTGTATGCTACATCCCGAGTTTCTGTTGAGCCAATGGAGCAAAGAGTCTCCACCGGTACTGAAACGGAAGAACCAAGCAAGGTATCTACTTATCTATTTAGGACAGACACTGGGGATCTGGTAAATGTCTTTGTTAGAAAGAGAAATGCCAAATACACTGTGAATATCGAAGTTTCATTGTTACACCCGTCCAGAAGTGATAGAAGACTAGTACTGAGTTGGGGAATGTATAGAGCTGATTCATCTAGTTTCGTGCCTTCGAATTTCAGAACTTCGACCCCAGCTGACAGAACTACTGCCCTTGAAACTCCATTCACTGGGACATCTTCTGGCAAGTTTACTCTTGAATTGGAGTTTGAGGCTAAACAAATCCCCTTCTACCTCTCGTTTGTTTTGAAATCTCCCGCAGACGCTGATTTGAGTGACTTGGAAATAAGAAGCCATAGGAAGACAAATTTCTGTTTTCCAGTTGGTTTTGGTCGAGGCTGTCCTGCTCCATTGggtctctctttctctaatGACGGTTCTATGAACTTTGCCATCTTTTCAAGAAATGCAGAAAGTGTAGTTTTATGCTTGTATGATGAGACCACAGCCGAAAAACCTGCGTTGGAGCTCGATCTAGATCCATATGTCAATCGATCAGGTGACATCTGGCATGCGTCATTTGAAAAAGCATGGGATTTTGTGAGCTATGGTTATAGATTTGATGAAGGGAATGTCTTGCTGGATCCATATGCTAAGAACATTGCGAAATCAGTTCCACATGGGACAGGGTCGAAGTATCTTGGAAGACTACGTGAGGAACCTGTTTTTGACTGGGCTCGTGATGTTCGGCCTGACTTAACGCTGGAAAAACTTGTGGTTTATCGGTTGAATGTGAAACGTTTTACTGAACATAAGTCTAGTAAGCTACCAACTAACATAGCAGGCACATTTACGGGTTTGACAGAGAAGTTGGAGCATTTTAAAGCTCTCGGTGTGAATGCAGTTTTGTTAGAGCCGATTTTCCCATTCGATGAGCATAAGGGTCCATATTTTCCTGTCCATTTCTTTTCACCAATGAATTGTTTCGGACCTTCAGGGCCTGTATCAGCTGTCAATTCTATGAAAGAGACGGTGAAAAAATTTCATGCCGACGGAGTAGAGGTCCTACTGGAAGTTGTTTTCACCCACACCGCTGAGGGTGAAGCTATGCAAGGAATCGATATCTCATCGTATTATCACGTAAACGGGGTTGAGGATTTGGAAGCCAGAAATGCTTTGAATTGTAACTATCCTGTCGTGCAACAAATGGTATTGGATAGTCTTCGGTACTGGGTGACTGAGTTTCACGTTGAtgggttttgttttataaatgcATCATCTCTGTTGCGAGGGTCTAATGGTGAATACTTATCTCGCCCGCCTTTGGTCGAAGCAATTGCTTTTGATCCTCTACTCTCGAAGACCAAAATCATCGCGGACTGTTGGGATCCCCGTGGCTTGGTACCAAAGGAAACTCGCTTTCCTCACTGGAAGAGGTGGGCAGAAGCGAATACGAAATTCTCTAATGACGTGAGGAACTTTCTGAGGGGTGAGGGTCTTCTCAGTGACCTTGCTACACGGCTTTGTGGGAACGGGGACATCTTCTCAGATGGACGAGGGCCAGCATTCTCTTTCAACTTTATTTCCAGGAACTCCGGACTTCCTCTCGTGGACCTCGTTAGTTTCAGCGGTGTTGAGCTAGCTGCAGAACTGAGTTGGAATTGTGGGGAAGAAGGGCCTACAAATAAAACCGCTGTACTTGAAAGGCGACTTAAACAAATTCGTAACTTTCTCTTTATCTTGTTTGTTTCACTCGGCGTTCCTGTTCTTAACATGGGAGATGAGTGCGGACAATCTACAGGCGGTTCCCCTGCATACAGTGACAGAAAAGCTTTCGACTGGAATGCACTGGGAACAGGTTTTGCTACTCAAACCACACAATTCATCGCATTTTTAAGTTCGTTTAGGATAAGGCGGAGCGACCTACTTCAGAAGAGGAACTTcttgaaagaagaaaatatagaCTGGTACGGGAATGATCAATCTTCTCCCAAATGGGAAGATCCATCCTGCAAATTCCTTGCCATGAAGTTGAAAGCAGACGAAGAGGAAGCGAACGAATCAGGAGATGATTCTTCCCCTTCATGGGGTGACTTATTTGTTGCCTTCAGTGCAGCTGATCTTTCAGAAACTGTTATTCTGCCTCCACTGCCGGAAGGTATGAGATGGTTCCGTTTGGTCGACACGGCTCTTCCATTTCCAGGCTTTTTCTCAACTGACGGCGAGCCAGTTGCCGAACAACCGGCGGGTTTATTTGCTTACGAAATGAAGTCCCACAGTTGTGCTCTGTTTGAAGCCAGAAGCTTGTAGCTCCAGTATAGTAGCACATAGGCCACTGCtgtaaattccatgtaaattcAAGAGCCTTTTCCTGTAATTTCAACGCCATTAATTTTCGATTAAAGcaataaaatcattaattttcatTGAATAATCTTTGATCTTTTCAAGCCAACGAAAAACCCTTTACCCCTTcaccaagaaaaaagaaaaagctagTATAAAATAATTTTGCTACCACTGCAAATTGATGGCCAGGTCTAGTATGGATTCTACCAAGCGTATGGCACGTTGCTTCTCCTGCTGCTTCAACCGATTAGCAATGGCTTCAGGATCAAGCCCTTGTGCATTTTGTGCTTCATTTTGTACTTCACTTTGCTCAGCCCGAACCTCTTGCAGCAATACATCGACCTCTCTAACAAAGTCTACCCTCAACAGAGCATCGTCAGCTTCAACTGGTAGCCTGAGTGGGCCTTCGTGCTGATAGAGGAAAAAGACAATCAAATAAAGAAGTCagaaatgacaaaaatgccGTAACAGATACAAATTTGTTGGCATCACCGTCTGTTATGAGTTGATCAATAATCTGATAATACTTAAAACTTATTTTGGGACAAAAATTTGTTTCCAACAATGTTCATTTGCATTTTGAAGTATAAACTGTCTTGTCCGTTTACAAGTCTTGATATTTTCTTCACAGATTAAAACTTTTctgctggaaatctggaaacaagcaatcatAATAAGTCTGCAATCTGCAAATTCGCATCATACCTTATCAATGTCAAATCCTGCTGGAACAAGAATGCTAAATGGATCCTCTCGCGGAAAAGTATCAATCATGCGCTTTTTGCATTCCTTCAGCCACCCTTCACCATCGAACCCATCATGCATATTCAAAAGATCGTTGAGCAGTCTCATCGCAGGAGTAGCCTCCCTTTTCAAAATCTCAGCCTAAAATGTTAAGTAGAACTCAAATTTTTCTGAATATAAAATTGTACACAACGGGTTAGGGTGTATTTGGCTAATCTAAACTAATTATGTAAGATATTCTATGCTAAAATTATTGAGTGATTGCAATAGCTCAAATTCTCCCACTTGGAATGGAATCAAAGTATAAAAAGGTTAACAGCTGATTCCATAATACTAAAATCAACATTTCATGGCTAGAACATAGAATAGGACGAGAGCAGCTTGTACCTCGACCCTTCTGTATAACAAATCGAGACTTCTAATAACATCCTTTTCATCCTGTAAAGAGGTCATAAATACCCAAAATCAATAAGCTGGTGAGcgtgagagatagagagagatgaCGACAGTTGAAGAGTCACAAGGAAATATGTGATAGGTTATCTATAACATTAGACTGATCCAAGCTACTTATTAGGTTGAGTATGTTGATCTCAAGCAATCAGTAACCACTGCCCGTTTCTAGAGGGCAGCCACTGACTTTTAGGTTACAGAAAACTTCATTTCTATAGCTCTgaatcaatttttttcagaatcatatTCTATCAAGTTATGAACAAATTAAtggaaaaaattaaattttcttgACCACAATTCTGATATCATGTCACcgcaaaactttgaaatttgagCTAATGAAACCGTACAATTACAAATACTACTAAAGATAGTCACTGTGTTGGTCATCAACAAACATCAGCACAACCACGAAATTGTCATAGTCCCATCAACTTACATCACGTCGAGCGAGGTCAAGGCGATTCCATATGACCATCAAAACAAGTTCAGTCAGTTCCCCTTTCTCAGCAGCTTCCTCAATTTTCTGCATATAAATCATGAACATCAATTAAGTCCGAGTACAAGTACAAAACGCAATAAAACAAACTTAAGAAACTGAAAGTGATCACAGTGAAAACTGAATGTCTTCCTAAAAGACTAAAGCCAATTTTAGCACAATGGGATTTCTGAAATCacctcttccacttcttcagCTGCTCTGATAAAGCTTGAAATCAGCTTCCGGGCATTTCGGACATCTTCTTCAGGATAATCCTTCAATCTCATGCCAATCTCCCTATACTCTTCAACCTTCCTCTCCTCCTCTTCGTCTTCCTCTTGGCGCCTTCGATTGAGCTCCTTTGTCTTCTCCCTTTGCTGAGCTTGCCATTCCTAATTCAGAAAAAGTTTACTTCCACTTCCAGCTTCCAAAACTAGAAAATATGCTAACAAATACCACTACTGAATTcgacaaaacccaaaaataaaatacaaaacttTACACGTAAAATCACAGAAAAACATTAAATTTGAGCACCCATTTGGCCAAATTAAAGGATAAAGGACGCTCACATCGTCGTAGTACTCTTTGGGAAGACCTTCTAATACTGGTTCTTCCTTTTTCATGCTCTTCCTCAAAACTGCcatcaaaacccagaaaaaagcatacaaattcagaaaagaaaaggttCAAAACTGCCATAAAAATCCAGAAAAGCATAAAAATTCAGAGAGAAGAAGTTCAAAAGCTCCAATTAAAAACCCAGAAAGCGTACAAAtttaatagaaagaaaaagttcaaatttcaaaaaccaacTGATGCGAGTGAATAGTGGGAGGTTGTGTTATGCACCTGAAACATATTTTGGCTTCAACTGAGAGGACCAGAGCCTTGTATGCGAGGAAGATGACGATGGCGTCGGTGAAAGTGGAGGCGCTGCGCATGTTAGCGAGAACACCCTCGCTTCCATTTCTCTTGTTTTCACTCGATGAGTGTTTACACTTTACAGGGCGAGACTGACCGTCAACTCTAGAAAGTACCAATATTTTTTCATGTTAAGATTGTTGAATGATAAATTtatccataatttttttttttattattttgcccccttttttattttttaatgcgctatattatctacattaaagggcTGAAAAGTAGATTAAGTTTCACAATGGACAAGTCATAATAATATGATTTCAATTTGATTTTAgtgagaattgaacttaagacatctcactGATCGTTATTAGCCTCGACATTAGTCTCGTTTCTAAATTATTCCAAAATAGTAAGCGAAGTGTTGGCAAAATGTACgtaaaaaaaaaggatctaGGAAAGAGTAGATCTCGGaatcttaaattattttttctggAAATTACTACAACATAGTGGGCAATTATATGAAGGGTTCTTACTGCTAACAACGGGTTCACTTATTGAGCTAAAAATTTACAAAGGTTATTACCAGTAAGAATGCTTGTAAATTTTCAGTTCTACAaatgaatgtgttcttaccgaTAAGAACACGTGTAAATTCTCAGCTCCATTAATGAACGTGTTCTCACCACGTTCATATATGACTAGTGTCCTGTTTTGtactaattttttaaaaaaaataattttaggcCCCACGATCTACTTTCCTAgatcctttaaaaaaaaatta is a genomic window containing:
- the LOC137715438 gene encoding isoamylase 2, chloroplastic-like, which translates into the protein MATLPLSIAIQASCCLNCGTTELPKLTAMDRYRHRNNGVHGYVKLGTERNLVLREVVQIFKERPLRDREWKVYATSRVSVEPMEQRVSTGTETEEPSKVSTYLFRTDTGDLVNVFVRKRNAKYTVNIEVSLLHPSRSDRRLVLSWGMYRADSSSFVPSNFRTSTPADRTTALETPFTGTSSGKFTLELEFEAKQIPFYLSFVLKSPADADLSDLEIRSHRKTNFCFPVGFGRGCPAPLGLSFSNDGSMNFAIFSRNAESVVLCLYDETTAEKPALELDLDPYVNRSGDIWHASFEKAWDFVSYGYRFDEGNVLLDPYAKNIAKSVPHGTGSKYLGRLREEPVFDWARDVRPDLTLEKLVVYRLNVKRFTEHKSSKLPTNIAGTFTGLTEKLEHFKALGVNAVLLEPIFPFDEHKGPYFPVHFFSPMNCFGPSGPVSAVNSMKETVKKFHADGVEVLLEVVFTHTAEGEAMQGIDISSYYHVNGVEDLEARNALNCNYPVVQQMVLDSLRYWVTEFHVDGFCFINASSLLRGSNGEYLSRPPLVEAIAFDPLLSKTKIIADCWDPRGLVPKETRFPHWKRWAEANTKFSNDVRNFLRGEGLLSDLATRLCGNGDIFSDGRGPAFSFNFISRNSGLPLVDLVSFSGVELAAELSWNCGEEGPTNKTAVLERRLKQIRNFLFILFVSLGVPVLNMGDECGQSTGGSPAYSDRKAFDWNALGTGFATQTTQFIAFLSSFRIRRSDLLQKRNFLKEENIDWYGNDQSSPKWEDPSCKFLAMKLKADEEEANESGDDSSPSWGDLFVAFSAADLSETVILPPLPEGMRWFRLVDTALPFPGFFSTDGEPVAEQPAGLFAYEMKSHSCALFEARSL
- the LOC137715439 gene encoding protein PALE CRESS, chloroplastic-like, encoding MEARVFSLTCAAPPLSPTPSSSSSHTRLWSSQLKPKYVSVLRKSMKKEEPVLEGLPKEYYDDEWQAQQREKTKELNRRRQEEDEEEERKVEEYREIGMRLKDYPEEDVRNARKLISSFIRAAEEVEEKIEEAAEKGELTELVLMVIWNRLDLARRDDEKDVIRSLDLLYRRVEAEILKREATPAMRLLNDLLNMHDGFDGEGWLKECKKRMIDTFPREDPFSILVPAGFDIDKHEGPLRLPVEADDALLRVDFVREVDVLLQEVRAEQSEVQNEAQNAQGLDPEAIANRLKQQEKQRAIRLVESILDLAINLQW